The Zerene cesonia ecotype Mississippi chromosome 11, Zerene_cesonia_1.1, whole genome shotgun sequence sequence aattattattattaaataagtaaacagTGATGTTAGGTAGAAAAAGTAGAAAGTTATTTGACACTTGaccagtattatttattatctacaaatTGGATTACTCTTCCCCTCTCCGTCCCCGTACCTAGTTTGTCATTGtcaaacaaaatttcttttttaggTTACGCCTTCGCGCAAGTAACCGGAGCGCGCAGGTTacttagattttattaaaatggtgAGATATCATTCGTAAATATTGTTGCACGTATTATCTGGTGtattgtttaaatctttattttatattgttttcatattataactCAAGATGCCACAAATTAACTATGATTTTTGTCACCGTACCGTCGAGTGAGTTTATGGCCCGgtgacaataataattaaaacttggccttttgttttattgtcttatctatattatatcttcTGTACGAATTTTAAGCTCAAATTGCATACGCATACTACATTGttctgatttttttaattaacctaTATGATGAAAAATCGACACATGCGCGTCATCTGATGTCGTGGACGACTTAAATTCGTTTGTTTCGTGCCATGTTTTATGTGCACGATACAACGGTTTATGTTCAGAAGCTACAATCATGATTATACAGTGTCtctgataattaaaaaaaatattagtttactTGTGATTTTGTATCGCTATGCTCCaatataactaattttttaCAGGGTTTCGTGAAAGTTGTTAAGAATAAGCAATACTTTAAAAGGTACCAAGTTAAGTTCAAGAGGCGCCGTGAAGGAAAAACTGATTACTATGCCCGCAAACGCCTTATTATtcaggtaaaataaattacaacattttaaaaatgaattaaccTTTATTAGTGAATTTGTCATAACTGAtatacagatttatttattcttttaggACAAGAACAAGTACAACACTCCTAAGTATCGTCTGATTGTGCGTCTCTCAAACAAGGATGTCACCTGCCAAGTTGCATACTCCCGCATTGAAGGAGACCACATTGTTTGTGCTGCCTACTCTCATGAACTGCCACGATATGGTATCAaggtaaatattcatatatttttaacatgtaagttgtcatttgtatttaaaatttttgtttatatattataaaatgatgaatttGAACGGGCGGTCTGAAGCAATGTACAAATGCAAAACACCCTGTTGTTATATGTTCAATActgattatttgaaaatgttgttttcatttaatagatgtatatgtattatattcttattaatttaatattttctactaCAGGTGGGTTTGACCAACTATGCCGCTGCCTACTGCACAGGTCTCTTGCTGGCCAGGCGCCTGCTGCAAAGGCTAGGATTAGATACGCTTTACACTGGCGCAACCGAAATTACTGGCGATGAATACAATGTAGAGCCAGTTGACAATGGACCAGGTGCTTTCAGGtgagaatttgtattttttaaattaagtttttgtagTTATATAAAGTACATTATGATGATATATTACGGGCGGACAGACAGCATACAATCAGGGAGTATGTGTTTAGGGTGTATTGTAATAATCtgattacttttaataaatgataattaaattgtgtgATATATtggataaaatagaaattaatttttgtatgttttttttaggtGTTATCTGGATGTTGGTCTAGCCAGAACAACAACTGGTGCCAGGGTGTTTGGAGCCATGAAAGGTGCAGTTGATGGTGGCCTTAATGTTCCACACTCTATTAAGAGGTTCCCTGGCTATGATGCTGAAGCCAAGAAATTCAATGCAGAAGTACATAGGTACTTGTTGATGTCATGTTTACTTTACAAATGAATTGTGCTCCATTCATCCTTTGAAAAGTAGATATATCTACTTTTCAAACAGCATTTTGGagcaaaaacataattaaaacttatggTTGtcaaaaaagttattattaacgTTTTAAACCGGTTTTAATGACACAATTACTTACCAACCTTAATCAGTTGTGTTGTTAATATTGATGAAGTTCCCCAataaggataatttttattctttccaGAGCACATATATTTGGTCTCCATGTTGCTGAATATATGCGTAATTTAGAACAGGAAGATGAAGATTCCTTTAAGAGACAATTTGGCAAGTACATCAAACTTGGTGTTGCTGCTGATGCGGTAAGTCATGCAAAATCTGTTTGCTACGTCCAATCAAATTActgcataatttttattagagcAGTGTCGATGTTGGacaaaattattgcattttaatattctttttttttcttgaaattatttcatggAAAATGTAATTGTGCAAcattaactataaattaattacaatttgataagaaaaaataaatttatatataaattaaaaattacattttttgttaacatAGGTTGAAACACTATACAAAAAGGCCCATGAAGCAATCCGTGCTGATCCATCATACAAGAAAAAGGAAAGCAAGAAAGACCCAGCCAAGAAGAAGCGCTGGAACAAACGCAAGTTGACCTTGGCTGAAAGAAAGAACAGGATCAAGCAAAAGAAGGAGTCTTATGTCAAAAAACTCCAAGCTCAGGCAGAAGCttaaatggtttattttatcaaaatacagCCATTTACTTGACTTNNNNNNNNNNNNNNNNNNNNNNNNNNNNNNNNNNNNNNNNNNNNNNNNNNNNNNNNNNNNNNNNNNNNNNNNNNNNNNNNNNNNNNNNNNNNNNNNNNNNNNNNNNNNNNNNNNNNNNNNNNNNNNNNNNNNNNNNNNNNNNNNNNNNNNNNNNNNNNNNNNNNNNNNNNNNNNNNNNNNNNNNNNNNNNNNNNNNNNNNNNNNNNNNNNNNNNNNNNNNNNNNNNNNNNNNNNNNNNNNNNNNNNNNNNNNNNNNNNNNNNNNNNNNNNNNNNNNNNNNNNNNNNNNNNNNNNNNNNNNNNNNNNNNNNNNNNNNNNNNNNNNNNNNNNNNNNNNNNNNNNNNNNNNNNNNNNNNNNNNNNNNNNNNNNNNNNNNNNNNNNNNNNNNNNNNNNNNNNNNNNNNNNNNNNNNNNNNNNNNNNNNNNNNNNNNNNNNNNNNNNNNNNNNNNNNNNNNNNNNNNNNNNNNNNNNNNNNNNNNNNNNNNNNNNNNNNNNNNNNNNNNNNNNNNNNNNNNNNNNNNNNNNNNNNNNNNNNNNNNNNNNNNNNNNNNNNNNNNNNNNNNNNNNNNNNNNNNNNNNNNNNNNNNNNNNNNNNNNNNNNNNNNNNNNNNNNNNNNNNNNNNNNNNNNNNNNNNNNNNNNNNNNNNNNNNNNNNNNNNNNNNNNNNNNNNNNNNNNNNNNNNNNNNNNNNNNNNNNNNNNNNNNNNNNNNNNNNNNNNNNNNNNNNNNNNNNNNNNNNNNNNNNNNNNNNNNNNNNNNNNNNNNNNNNNNNNNNNNNNNNNNNNNNNNNNNNNNNNNNNNNNNNNNNNNNNNNNNNNNNNNNNNNNNNNNNNNNNNNNNNNNNNNNNNNNNNNNNNNNNNNNNNNNNNNNNNNNNNNNNNNNNNNNNNNNNNNNNNNNNNNNNNNNNNNNNNNNNNNNNNNNNNNNNNNNNNNNNNNNNNNNNNNNNNNNNNNNNNNNNNNNNNNNNNNNNNNNNNNNNNNNNNNNNNNNNNNNNNNNacttcacagaaattcagcttgttgggactttatgtaacttcaccctcattttttggtctaaattgaccggactatcAACGGAATGGTAAAAAATCGGATCACcatcgttattttattaaaaagcactTACGTCCTTGCGTGAGTCGCTACCACAGCAACTTGGTCGCGATCAGGGTTGGTCTCCTACACGTGAAAATACGTCCATGAAACGAAGTAttccataattttttcatttggcACAACACGCACATCAGTATGGCAATTTAGACTGGGTGCTAGATAATTGATAGAAAACGTTTGTTGATGCGGAAGAAGGGTTGCGATTGgtctatttcataaataaactgAGTATCCTGGGTACTCTATACAATCCTATTACACTTCACTAATTTAGTCGTCTGAATTCAGTCACTGAATTTAGGAAAGAAATCGCATTAAACAAGCTACCATCCTAAATTTAGTAATTAGATGGTTTATGACCAAATAGTAGTACAATACTACGGGTTTCCATTACGCATGAGGTAATGGCTTGCTCATAGGTAAAAGATAATTGATAAGAACAAAGAATTGAACATTATAAAAgttcaaaaatgaaaaaagaggGGCCAAATTCAGTAAACCCTGAATTATTGGAAGCTTCATTACGTATTTGGAGGTGTAATcgcgtttgtttgtttatcttctTCAATTCAATTTCACTGCTGATCCAGAAACTTTGTTCATCCGGCGATGCGGCTATGACACGCTCAGCGTGTCTCCCGCACCGGCGGCAATCTCGCCGTACCGCTTTTGTCGCTGGTGCGGGAGCCCACGCTGCGCGTGTGCATAGAATCGAGCCGGCTGTGCGGGCGGACACACCGTGTgtgttctataattttttttttaattattctatttctgatatcgcgatttatttttaaagaaattacagtagtctttatttttctgcacacatatttgtatttttttttaaatatttttttcttaaatatttttttcaaaaaaatatattataataaacaatgagCTGAAAATTTACTAATAACGACCTCTCCTTAAACTTTttagagtattatacatttagaaattaaaaactttttaacggattttaaacgcgatttattcattatattattagcccgacgtttcgaacactttacgtCGGGTCGGtacgtgtaaaataaaacacaagaaaatactaggatTTGATTTGTTAACACTCGTACATAAAGTTATTCTTccttatagaatatagattagCAATAAAAGTTTCATGCTGAACGCGCTTCAGATATTCTGCTTCGGAGTGTTAATATAACAGCGTAACAATTTATCGTCAACCAATGATATTAGAGAggttattttgtacataaaacgTTGTccaacgtaattttttttattatttgtacaaaatattttctttttcgttttattaaaattacatcctAACTatctaaacaaagaaaataataaaaatggaagaaatcataaaaaatatattttatgataaaaatgtgttgcCCGCACGCACTGGCGgcttagaaaataaaacacgcacAGCGTGTTTTACGCACAGGAGACGCGATTTATCGCGGATGCCGGCTTCCACACGCTAGGCGTGTAAAGCCGCATCCTTGGTTCCAAGCATTTTTACACAACAGGTGTGTTTCAGCAGCCAacgtgttaaatatttatacttgaCTTTTATACATAGCATAACATTTTTCAGGCCTAATTTTTATAGATGAAACGGATATCCGGTAACCGGCCCGATAGTGAAAATAGGCCGGATACCGGACAGTAGCGCACTATCCGGCCGAAtactgatttataaaatatacaaataaataaatgtacatatacCTATCACTAGATgttgaattatttacattctgaatacaaaattttcttcatGCCGATATTCATTCTCGTTGCATAATCCATTtccgtatcaaatttcatcaaaatcggttcagtagtttaggcgtgaaagcgtagcagactgacagacagacagagcaaatatgaaataaaaatatacaacagaAGGTTATGGACGGAcatcgtttatttaataaaaagtggcTTTGGCACGTTTTGGTGAATGTTGACAGTGTCAAAAGTCAAAACGGAAAGTGTCAACAGAgtagataattatttgtttttgtttttagttttattacatgTCTTCGAAgagtatttataaagaattataatgaatataagtACAGTATCGCAAAATCTTTGTAGAATTTGTTTGAAGTCAGTCGAAGATAATAAACatgttatcaatttatttgttgatgCAGAAGAATCTAAAGACATACTCAACACAATATACTTGTGttttcaaatgattttaaCTGAAGACAAGTATTTACCATCTTTAATATGTAGTGATTGCATAGAAGAGTTAAACGCAGCTAATAGTTTTCgacaaaaatgtattacattCGAGGAGAGATTTTCAGTGATATCTAAACAATTTGAGTCAATTTCTCCCGAGTgtgagattaaaaaaattaaagaagatgatttacaaaacaaaacgttGTATATGGATACTAACCAAGAAGATCATGGTATTTATTCCTTTGTATCTATAATTATTCAGGTATCTTgtgtctataattatttagataattgatttactaaaatatccatatagtcattatcaattttattattaatattaccaaagaaaaatataaaactgaagaataTGTTTGATACTTTGCACTTATCTAAGGAATAACTGGCCCAATTCTAACCAATTTTTCACGGTCGGATATGTATGTGATCACTTAGTGCAATAGGCT is a genomic window containing:
- the LOC119829936 gene encoding 60S ribosomal protein L5, giving the protein MGFVKVVKNKQYFKRYQVKFKRRREGKTDYYARKRLIIQDKNKYNTPKYRLIVRLSNKDVTCQVAYSRIEGDHIVCAAYSHELPRYGIKVGLTNYAAAYCTGLLLARRLLQRLGLDTLYTGATEITGDEYNVEPVDNGPGAFRCYLDVGLARTTTGARVFGAMKGAVDGGLNVPHSIKRFPGYDAEAKKFNAEVHRAHIFGLHVAEYMRNLEQEDEDSFKRQFGKYIKLGVAADAVETLYKKAHEAIRADPSYKKKESKKDPAKKKRWNKRKLTLAERKNRIKQKKESYVKKLQAQAEA